The proteins below come from a single Malus sylvestris chromosome 3, drMalSylv7.2, whole genome shotgun sequence genomic window:
- the LOC126616146 gene encoding cell division cycle protein 48 homolog, translating to MAHQAESSDSKKKDFSTAILERKKSPNRLVVDEAVNDDNSVVSMHPETMEKLQLFRGDTILIKGKKRKDTICIALADDTCEEPRIRMNKVVRSNLRVRLGDVVSVHQCPDVKYGKRVHILPIDDSIEGVTGNLFDAFLKPYFLEAYRPVRKGDLFLVRGGMRSVEFKVIETDPGEYCVVAPDTEIFCEGEPVRREDEERLDEVGYDDVGGVRKQMAQIRELVELPLRHPQLFKSIGVKPPKGILLYGPPGSGKTLIARAVANETGAFFFCINGPEIMSKLAGESESNLRKAFEEAEKNAPSIIFIDELDSIAPKREKTHGEVERRIVSQLLTLMDGLKSRAHVIVIGATNRPNSIDAALRRFGRFDREIDIGVPDEVGRLEVLRIHTKNMKLSDDVDLERISKDTHGYVGADLAALCTEAALQCIREKMDVIDLEDESIDAEILNSMAVTNEHFQTALGTSNPSALRETVVEVPNVSWEDIGGLENVKRELQETVQYPVEHPEKFEKFGMSPSKGVLFYGPPGCGKTLLAKAIANECQANFISIKGPELLTMWFGESEANVREIFDKARASAPCVLFFDELDSIATQRGGSSGDAGGAADRVLNQLLTEMDGMTAKKTVFIIGATNRPDIIDPALLRPGRLDQLIYIPLPDEESRFQIFKSCLRKSPVSKDVDLRALARYTQGFSGADITEICQRSCKYAIRENIEKDIERGRRRAENPDSMDEDIDDEVAEIKAAHFEESMKYARRSVSDADIRKYQVFAQTLQQSRGFGTEFKFTENPQTGTTGSDAFATSAGAADEDDLYS from the exons ATGGCTCACCAAGCCGAATCGTCCGACTC gaaGAAGAAGGACTTCTCGACGGCAATTCTGGAGCGGAAGAAGTCGCCGAACCGTCTCGTCGTTGATGAGGCTGTAAACGACGATAACTCCGTCGTTTCAATGCATCCCGAAACCATGGAAAAGCTACAGCTTTTCCGTGGCGATACCATCCTCATCAAg GGGAAGAAACGAAAAGACACAATCTGCATTGCACTTGCTGATGACACCTGTGAAGAGCCAAGAATCAGGATGAACAAGGTTGTCAGGTCGAATTTAAGGGTTCGACTTGGGGATGTTGTGTCTGTACATCAATGCCCTGATGTTAAGTATGGGAAGCGTGTCCACATTCTGCCTATTGATGACTCTATAGAAGGAGTTACCGGAAATCTCTTTGATGCCTTTTTGAAAC CTTATTTCTTGGAAGCTTACCGCCCTGTGAGGAAAGGAGATTTGTTCCTTGTCAGAGGAGGAATGAGAAGTGTAGAGTTTAAGGTCATTGAAACTGACCCAGGAGAATATTGTGTGGTTGCCCCTGACACTGAGATCTTTTGTGAGGGGGAACCTGTGAGAAGGGAGGATGAAGAAAGGTTGGATGAAGTTGGTTATGATGATGTGGGTGGTGTTAGGAAGCAAATGGCTCAAATCCGTGAACTAGTAGAGCTGCCACTAAGGCATCCTCAACTTTTCAAATCAATTGGTGTGAAACCTCCGAAAGGAATTCTACTTTATGGACCCCCGGGTTCAGGAAAGACATTAATAGCCAGAGCTGTTGCCAATGAAACTGgtgcttttttcttttgcattAATGGGCCAGAGATTATGTCAAAATTGGCTGGAGAGAGTGAGAGCAATCTCAGAAAGGCATTTGAAGAAGCGGAGAAGAATGCCCCATCCATCATCTTTATTGATGAGCTTGATTCAATTGCTCCTAAGCGGGAGAAGACACATGGTGAGGTTGAAAGGCGGATTGTCTCTCAGCTCTTGACTCTGATGGATGGACTGAAATCTCGAGCCCATGTTATTGTTATTGGTGCTACAAATCGTCCAAACAGTATTGATGCGGCTTTGAGAAGGTTTGGTAGGTTTGATAGGGAGATAGACATTGGTGTTCCTGATGAAGTTGGGCGCCTTGAAGTTCTTCGCATACACACAAAGAACATGAAACTCTCTGATGAT GTTGATCTAGAGAGGATTTCCAAGGATACTCATGGGTATGTTGGTGCTGACCTTGCTGCTCTCTGCACTGAAGCTGCTCTGCAATGCATTAGGGAGAAGATGGACGTGATTGACTTGGAAGATGAATCCATTGATGCGGAGATACTGAATTCAATGGCGGTTACAAATGAGCACTTCCAAACTGCTCTTGGAACAAGCAATCCATCTGCTTTGCGTGAAACA GTTGTTGAAGTTCCTAATGTAAGTTGGGAGGATATTGGAGGCCTTGAGAATGTTAAGCGAGAGTTACAAGAG ACTGTTCAATATCCTGTTGAGCACCCGGAGAAGTTTGAGAAATTTGGCATGTCACCTTCTAAAGGGGTGCTTTTCTACGGGCCCCCAGGATGTGGGAAAACTCTTTTGGCCAAGGCAATTGCAAATGAATGTCAAGCTAACTTCATCAGTATTAAAGGCCCTGAACTTCTCACCATGTGGTTTGGTGAGAGTGAAGCCAATGTGCGAGAAATCTTTGACAAGGCTCGTGCATCTGCACCATGTGTCCTTTTCTTTGATGAGCTTGATTCCATTGCTACCCAG AGGGGAGGCAGTTCTGGGGATGCAGGTGGTGCTGCTGATCGTGTTCTTAACCAACTCCTGACTGAAATGGATGGCATGACAGCAAAAAAGACTGTTTTCATTATTGGGGCCACAAACCGACCTGACATTATTGACCCGGCACTTCTGCGCCCTGGCCGGCTTGACCAGTTGATCTACATTCCTCTTCCAGATGAAGAATCACGTTTCCAAATCTTTAAATCTTGCTTGAGAAAATCACCTGTTTCAAAGGATGTGGATTTGAGAGCACTGGCCAGGTATACACAGGGCTTTAGTGGGGCTGATATCACCGAGATCTGCCAGCGGTCATGCAAGTATGCCATAAGAGAGAATATAGAAAAG GATATCGAGCGGGGGAGGAGGAGAGCAGAGAATCCAGATTCTATGGATGAGGACATTGACGATGAAGTGGCGGAGATTAAAGCTGCTCATTTTGAGGAGTCGATGAAATATGCTCGTAGGAGTGTCAGCGATGCTGATATACGCAAATACCAGGTCTTTGCTCAGACCTTGCAGCAGTCCAGGGGTTTCGGAACTGAGTTTAAGTTTACTGAAAATCCACAAACTGGGACGACCGGCTCTGATGCATTTGCAACTTCTGCTGGTGCTGCCGATGAAGACGATTTGTATAGTTAA